Proteins encoded within one genomic window of Methanosarcina barkeri str. Wiesmoor:
- a CDS encoding ABC transporter ATP-binding protein codes for MSHVLSVKSLSKSFDSNEIIRDINFSISKGETLGLFGKSGSGKTTIGKCITGLEKPSSGNIIFKDKDISDRKNKNISILLPKIQMIFQHPETSLNPRMKGFESIAEPLRIHSNLTKDTLSEKITELTELVGLNMEHLQRYPAQLSGGEIQRIVLARILSVKPELIVADEPTSMLDVSVQAQILRLMQKIQKEEGVSYLLVSHDIEVLHHVCHRIAYLENGTIARIEEVNL; via the coding sequence ATGTCACATGTACTGAGTGTAAAATCTCTGTCTAAGTCATTCGATTCCAATGAAATAATCAGAGACATTAACTTCTCCATTTCAAAAGGAGAAACTCTTGGGCTGTTTGGCAAAAGCGGCTCAGGGAAGACCACAATCGGCAAGTGTATCACAGGTCTTGAAAAACCTAGTTCAGGCAATATTATATTCAAAGATAAGGATATTTCAGACAGAAAGAATAAAAATATATCAATTTTACTCCCCAAAATACAAATGATTTTCCAGCATCCTGAAACATCACTGAACCCCAGGATGAAGGGATTTGAAAGCATAGCAGAGCCGCTGAGAATTCACTCAAATCTTACAAAAGATACACTTTCTGAAAAAATAACTGAACTCACAGAGCTTGTAGGCCTTAATATGGAGCACCTTCAGCGTTACCCTGCCCAACTTAGCGGGGGAGAAATACAGCGCATAGTGCTTGCAAGAATACTTTCCGTTAAACCGGAATTGATCGTTGCAGACGAGCCAACTTCAATGCTGGACGTTTCGGTACAGGCCCAGATACTACGCCTTATGCAGAAGATTCAGAAGGAGGAAGGAGTTTCCTATCTGCTTGTATCACATGACATTGAAGTTCTGCACCATGTCTGCCATAGGATAGCATATCTTGAGAATGGGACAATAGCGCGGATAGAAGAAGTGAATTTATAG
- the hdrC gene encoding CoB--CoM heterodisulfide reductase subunit C — MSEELPKVLKDAGLDLFSCMQCGICTGSCPSGRHTGLNTRRILRDARKNRATVLSDDALWLCTTCYTCQERCPRDIPITDALLELRRLAVKQGFMLPEHRKVSEMVMEFGHSVPLDEETKKKREELGLDPIPNTVQKYPEALQEVRNLLKACKFDELTAET; from the coding sequence ATGAGTGAAGAATTGCCAAAAGTGTTAAAGGATGCAGGGCTTGACTTATTTTCCTGCATGCAGTGTGGCATATGCACAGGGAGTTGTCCTTCAGGACGGCACACCGGGCTCAATACGCGAAGAATTCTTCGGGACGCACGCAAGAACAGAGCTACTGTTCTATCAGATGATGCCCTATGGCTCTGTACAACCTGCTACACCTGCCAGGAACGCTGCCCGCGCGATATACCAATTACTGATGCTCTCCTTGAGCTCAGGAGACTTGCAGTAAAACAAGGTTTCATGCTTCCAGAGCACAGGAAAGTATCGGAAATGGTCATGGAATTCGGGCATTCAGTCCCTCTGGATGAAGAAACAAAGAAAAAGAGGGAAGAACTCGGGCTTGATCCCATACCTAATACCGTCCAGAAGTATCCTGAAGCCCTTCAAGAAGTAAGGAATCTTCTTAAAGCATGCAAATTTGACGAGCTAACGGCTGAAACATAA
- the hdrB gene encoding CoB--CoM heterodisulfide reductase subunit B yields the protein MEKLSLFLGCIIPNRYPGIENATKLCLQKLDIDVSDLPGASCCPAPGVFKSFDKATWLALASRNIVLSEKMGRDVLTVCNGCYGSLADANLELKKDPELKERTNNCLKEIGMEFKGTAEVRHIIEYLYKEFGPEKLKEHVTTQLDLKVALHYGCHLIKPSRDRNLGETEAPVFFDELVEAIGAKSVDYTDKMMCCGAGGGVRSGHTTESLEMLEHKLACIRQAGVDCIVNACPFCHLQFDRGQIAVNEKFGMDYSIPVLHYSQLLGLALGFSPYELGIEQNAVQNVEFLAKIYEISAGLK from the coding sequence ATGGAAAAACTATCGCTATTTCTTGGATGCATCATACCCAATCGTTATCCAGGTATTGAAAACGCAACTAAACTCTGCCTGCAGAAACTTGATATAGACGTATCCGACCTGCCAGGAGCTTCCTGCTGCCCTGCTCCAGGAGTTTTCAAGTCCTTTGATAAAGCAACCTGGCTTGCTCTTGCCAGCCGGAATATAGTTCTTTCTGAAAAGATGGGTAGAGATGTGCTTACAGTCTGCAATGGTTGTTACGGCTCTCTGGCAGATGCTAATTTGGAACTGAAAAAAGATCCTGAGTTGAAGGAGCGCACGAATAATTGCCTTAAAGAAATCGGCATGGAATTCAAAGGCACTGCCGAGGTTAGGCACATAATTGAATATTTATATAAAGAATTTGGGCCTGAGAAGCTCAAGGAACATGTCACAACCCAGCTTGACCTTAAAGTGGCACTACACTACGGATGTCATCTTATCAAGCCTTCAAGGGATAGAAATCTTGGAGAAACGGAGGCGCCGGTTTTCTTTGACGAACTCGTTGAAGCCATAGGTGCAAAAAGCGTAGACTATACCGACAAGATGATGTGCTGTGGGGCTGGAGGGGGAGTACGTTCAGGGCATACTACCGAATCCCTAGAGATGCTTGAGCACAAACTTGCCTGTATTCGGCAAGCAGGAGTGGACTGTATTGTTAATGCATGTCCTTTCTGCCACCTGCAATTTGATAGGGGGCAGATCGCAGTCAATGAAAAATTCGGAATGGATTATTCGATCCCTGTCCTTCACTATTCTCAGCTACTTGGCCTTGCTCTTGGTTTTTCTCCATATGAACTGGGAATAGAACAAAATGCAGTTCAGAATGTCGAGTTTCTTGCAAAAATCTATGAGATCAGTGCAGGTTTAAAATGA
- a CDS encoding DUF1284 domain-containing protein produces the protein MLKKSNTSGSGSKTGSKCLKIRAHHLCCIQGFQGYGYSPIFVANLKAVISDLKAFPSRPLELVSECDVICESCPGKRECTVQESPISGRLKSMDLVVIEKLKIKEGTIMEADKAFSLINSQLANPSDINEVCGTCKWRQKCLWYMQEER, from the coding sequence ATGCTCAAAAAATCGAACACATCTGGATCGGGTTCTAAAACAGGGTCTAAATGCCTGAAGATCAGAGCTCATCACCTTTGCTGCATTCAGGGTTTTCAGGGTTATGGGTACAGCCCGATTTTTGTGGCAAATTTGAAGGCCGTAATTTCAGATCTTAAGGCTTTTCCTTCAAGACCTCTGGAACTGGTATCCGAATGTGATGTAATCTGTGAGTCCTGTCCAGGCAAAAGGGAATGCACTGTGCAGGAATCACCTATCTCTGGCAGGTTAAAGAGTATGGATCTTGTTGTTATCGAGAAATTAAAGATAAAAGAAGGAACAATCATGGAGGCAGATAAAGCCTTCAGTTTAATCAATTCACAACTAGCTAATCCATCCGACATTAATGAAGTCTGCGGGACCTGCAAATGGAGACAGAAGTGTCTCTGGTACATGCAAGAGGAAAGATAA
- a CDS encoding DUF1847 domain-containing protein: MQCALCRIKDCVKGKNCSVIKYGLEYTGDDLKAIQISAWLESDSMKRTKLEEIAIYAKSLGYTKIGIAFCIEYEREARLVYDILSRYFEVFSVCCKVCSFEKASLGIKKSKYLEYEAVCNPIGQALLLNDDLTNLNIMLGLKTGYEILFAKYSEAPSITLPIEELPQLADSEIDVIK, translated from the coding sequence GTGCAGTGCGCTTTATGCCGGATTAAGGACTGCGTGAAAGGTAAAAATTGTTCAGTCATTAAATATGGACTTGAGTATACAGGCGATGATCTTAAAGCAATTCAGATTTCTGCCTGGCTCGAATCCGATAGCATGAAAAGGACGAAACTTGAAGAGATAGCTATTTATGCAAAAAGTCTTGGGTATACAAAAATAGGAATTGCTTTCTGCATTGAGTATGAGAGAGAAGCAAGGCTGGTTTATGACATTCTTTCAAGATATTTTGAAGTGTTTTCAGTTTGCTGTAAAGTATGTAGCTTCGAAAAAGCCAGCCTAGGAATTAAAAAATCCAAGTATCTGGAGTATGAAGCAGTCTGTAATCCTATCGGCCAGGCACTACTCCTGAACGATGACCTTACGAATCTTAATATCATGTTGGGGCTTAAAACAGGCTATGAAATCCTCTTTGCAAAATACTCTGAGGCTCCTTCAATAACGCTGCCTATTGAGGAGTTACCCCAGTTAGCTGATTCAGAAATTGATGTTATAAAATGA